From Lysobacter silvisoli, the proteins below share one genomic window:
- a CDS encoding GDSL-type esterase/lipase family protein encodes MIRAPRAWAGLLALTLAAANAHAAPPMPRQPPTLRVAGDTAMAARAPQSRPATGWGEALPMMLRGDVVGYENRAAEGRSTRRYVDEGLWARLMGATRGGDVVFIAFGGDDASKQPQRYVAPEAFRRYLENFVDEARMRGATPVLLTPVATAEFRSGGLNIVYSPHADLVRAVAVERKVPLIDMQRASESLLRDAGSEGAKAMFVEVEPLYSEVYLDRRTRYLMPVTDELSSNACGAARLAQRATQLMRAGGLEAWLEDPQTIQQRIDQVCNAERDAQRAR; translated from the coding sequence ATGATCCGGGCGCCGCGCGCATGGGCCGGCCTGCTGGCGTTGACGCTGGCGGCCGCGAACGCGCACGCGGCGCCGCCGATGCCGCGTCAGCCGCCGACCCTGCGCGTGGCCGGCGATACCGCCATGGCCGCGCGCGCGCCGCAATCGCGCCCGGCCACCGGCTGGGGCGAGGCGCTGCCGATGATGCTGCGCGGCGACGTGGTCGGTTACGAAAACCGCGCGGCCGAGGGCCGCAGCACTCGCCGCTACGTGGACGAAGGCCTGTGGGCGCGGCTGATGGGCGCCACCCGCGGCGGCGACGTGGTGTTCATCGCCTTCGGCGGCGACGATGCGTCCAAGCAGCCGCAGCGTTACGTGGCGCCGGAAGCCTTCCGCCGCTATCTGGAAAATTTCGTCGACGAGGCGCGCATGCGCGGCGCCACGCCGGTGCTGCTGACGCCGGTGGCCACGGCGGAGTTCCGCTCCGGCGGCCTGAACATCGTCTATTCGCCGCACGCCGACCTGGTGCGCGCGGTGGCGGTGGAGCGCAAGGTGCCGCTGATCGACATGCAGCGGGCCAGCGAGTCGTTGCTGCGCGACGCCGGTTCCGAAGGCGCCAAGGCCATGTTCGTCGAGGTCGAGCCGCTGTACAGCGAGGTCTACCTGGATCGCCGCACGCGCTATCTGATGCCGGTGACCGACGAGCTCTCGTCCAACGCCTGCGGCGCGGCGCGCCTGGCGCAACGCGCGACCCAGCTGATGCGTGCCGGAGGCCTGGAGGCCTGGCTCGAGGATCCGCAGACGATCCAGCAACGCATCGACCAGGTCTGCAACGCCGAACGCGACGCCCAGCGCGCGCGCTGA
- a CDS encoding TIGR03862 family flavoprotein: MSLAPSTLPGLAVIGGGPAGLMAAQVARAAGLDVDLFEAKGSVGRKFLIAGKGGLNLTHAEPRPAFDARYRERAAQVGRWLDVFDADALRAWSKELGVDTYVGSSDRVFPLDRKAAPLLRGWVRRLREDGVRFHVQHRWLGWDADGALRLATPEGERRVQAPACVLALGGGSWPELGSDGAWVPALQAAGIDLAPLQPSNCGFDLAWSDHFAQRHAGAPLKPVIAHWRDEHGQQRSLQGECVATAHGIEGSLVYALSAPLREAIARDGSARLELDLAPGRDLQRLQQDLAKPRAGRSFSEHLRRQTGLSGVKAALLHEVLDASARQDPERVAAAIKRLPLTLLRARPIAEAISSAGGVRLEALDEDLQLRERPGTYCAGEMLDWEAPTGGYLLTACFASGLIAGRGAAAALKGAG; the protein is encoded by the coding sequence ATGTCCCTTGCCCCTTCCACCCTGCCCGGCCTGGCCGTGATCGGCGGCGGCCCCGCCGGCCTGATGGCCGCGCAGGTCGCGCGCGCGGCCGGCTTGGACGTGGACCTGTTCGAGGCCAAGGGCTCGGTAGGGCGCAAGTTCCTGATCGCCGGCAAGGGCGGGCTCAACCTCACCCATGCCGAACCGCGGCCGGCGTTCGATGCGCGCTACCGCGAGCGCGCGGCGCAGGTCGGGCGCTGGCTGGACGTCTTCGACGCCGATGCGCTGCGGGCCTGGTCCAAGGAACTGGGCGTGGACACCTACGTCGGCAGCTCCGACCGCGTGTTCCCGCTGGACCGCAAGGCGGCGCCGCTGCTGCGCGGCTGGGTGCGCCGCCTGCGCGAGGACGGCGTGCGCTTCCACGTGCAACACCGCTGGCTGGGCTGGGACGCCGACGGCGCGCTGCGCTTGGCCACGCCCGAGGGCGAGCGCCGCGTGCAGGCACCCGCCTGCGTGCTCGCGCTGGGCGGCGGCAGCTGGCCGGAGCTGGGCTCCGATGGCGCCTGGGTGCCAGCGCTGCAAGCCGCCGGCATCGATCTGGCGCCGCTGCAGCCGTCCAACTGCGGCTTCGACCTGGCCTGGAGCGACCACTTCGCCCAGCGCCACGCCGGCGCGCCGCTGAAGCCGGTGATCGCGCATTGGCGCGACGAACACGGGCAGCAACGATCGCTGCAGGGCGAATGCGTGGCCACCGCGCACGGCATCGAAGGCAGCCTGGTGTACGCGCTGTCGGCACCGCTGCGCGAGGCCATCGCCCGCGACGGCAGCGCGCGCCTGGAACTGGACCTGGCGCCCGGCCGCGACTTGCAACGTTTGCAGCAGGACCTGGCCAAGCCCCGCGCCGGCCGCAGCTTCAGCGAGCATTTGCGGCGCCAGACCGGTTTGAGCGGAGTCAAGGCGGCCTTATTGCACGAGGTGTTGGACGCCTCGGCCAGACAGGATCCGGAGCGCGTGGCCGCGGCGATCAAACGCCTGCCCTTGACCCTGCTACGCGCGCGTCCCATCGCCGAAGCCATCAGCAGCGCCGGCGGCGTGCGGCTGGAAGCGCTGGATGAGGATTTGCAACTGCGTGAGCGCCCCGGCACCTATTGCGCCGGCGAGATGCTGGACTGGGAAGCGCCTACGGGCGGGTATTTGCTCACTGCGTGCTTCGCTAGCGGGCTGATTGCGGGGCGTGGCGCGGCGGCGGCGCTGAAAGGCGCAGGTTGA
- a CDS encoding serine hydrolase, whose translation MRSPLLAAALLSASLACAAAEPAASDAPAAPAAPLPEQLQDFDAYVEGVRRRFEVPGIAVAIVKDGQVVLERGYGLRQLDRPEPVDAHTLFAIASNTKAFTAASLSMLADDGKLSLDDRVIDHLPWFRMSDPYVTRELRVRDLLAHRSGLGLGAGDLLYWPTTTYSNQEVAQRLRDVPLTGSFRGQYAYDNILYGVAQLVIEQASGLSYERFLHTRILAPLGMDETRYNSDALRPGDNVATGYARADFKDLQPAPRMAWANVSGAGGLYASVHDMSKWMRAQLDGGAYTGADGKPGRLFSAKRQQAMWSIVTPMNIGEPSVPDLAAAKPNFLGYGEGWQLSDYRGRKLVWHTGGWPGMVSRVTLVPEHKLGIVVLTSAELPGAFQAVTMRALDAYLDGPRRDWTAAYGAALDKSLAKGDDDWARHQAARDARSQPSLPLARYAATYRDPWYGDVIVEQRQGQLRMRFSRTPSLHGELRHWQHDTFIVRWDERWLNADAFVSFALTPDGAVRELRMEPVSPNTDFSFDFHDLRLAPLPEKPAAGG comes from the coding sequence ATGCGATCGCCCCTGTTGGCCGCCGCCCTGCTCAGCGCCAGCCTGGCCTGCGCCGCCGCCGAGCCCGCTGCATCCGATGCTCCCGCCGCGCCCGCCGCGCCGCTGCCGGAGCAACTGCAGGACTTCGACGCCTACGTCGAAGGCGTGCGCAGGCGCTTCGAGGTGCCTGGCATCGCCGTGGCCATCGTCAAGGACGGGCAGGTGGTGCTGGAACGCGGCTACGGCCTGCGCCAACTCGACCGCCCCGAGCCGGTGGACGCGCACACCCTGTTCGCCATCGCCTCCAACACCAAGGCCTTCACCGCCGCCTCGCTGTCGATGCTGGCCGACGACGGCAAGCTCAGCCTGGACGACCGGGTCATCGACCACCTGCCGTGGTTCCGCATGTCCGATCCCTACGTCACCCGCGAACTGCGCGTGCGCGATCTGCTCGCCCACCGCAGCGGCCTGGGCCTGGGCGCGGGCGACCTGCTGTACTGGCCGACCACCACCTACAGCAACCAGGAAGTCGCCCAGCGCCTGCGCGACGTGCCGCTGACCGGCAGCTTCCGCGGCCAGTACGCCTACGACAACATTCTCTACGGCGTGGCCCAACTGGTGATCGAGCAGGCCAGCGGCCTGAGCTACGAGCGCTTCCTGCACACGCGCATCCTCGCGCCGCTGGGCATGGACGAAACCCGCTACAACAGCGACGCGCTGCGCCCCGGCGACAACGTCGCCACCGGTTACGCCCGCGCCGACTTCAAGGACCTGCAGCCGGCGCCGCGCATGGCCTGGGCCAACGTCTCCGGCGCCGGCGGCCTGTACGCCAGCGTGCACGACATGAGCAAGTGGATGCGCGCCCAGCTCGACGGCGGCGCCTACACCGGCGCCGACGGCAAGCCGGGCCGCCTGTTTTCGGCCAAGCGCCAGCAGGCGATGTGGTCGATCGTCACGCCCATGAACATCGGCGAGCCCTCGGTGCCGGATCTGGCCGCGGCCAAGCCCAACTTCCTCGGTTACGGCGAAGGCTGGCAACTGTCGGATTACCGCGGCCGCAAGCTGGTCTGGCACACCGGCGGCTGGCCGGGCATGGTCTCGCGCGTGACCCTGGTGCCCGAGCACAAGCTGGGCATCGTGGTGCTCACCAGCGCCGAACTGCCGGGCGCGTTCCAGGCCGTGACCATGCGCGCGCTGGACGCCTACCTGGACGGCCCGCGCCGCGACTGGACCGCGGCCTACGGCGCGGCGCTGGACAAGTCGCTGGCCAAGGGCGACGACGACTGGGCGCGGCACCAGGCCGCGCGCGACGCGCGCAGCCAGCCCTCGCTGCCGCTGGCCCGGTATGCGGCGACCTATCGCGATCCCTGGTACGGCGACGTCATCGTCGAACAGCGGCAGGGCCAGTTGCGCATGCGCTTCTCGCGCACGCCGTCGCTGCACGGCGAACTGCGGCACTGGCAGCACGACACCTTCATCGTGCGCTGGGACGAGCGCTGGCTCAACGCCGACGCCTTCGTCAGCTTCGCCCTCACGCCCGACGGCGCGGTGCGCGAGCTGCGCATGGAGCCGGTCTCGCCGAACACCGATTTCAGCTTCGACTTCCACGACCTGCGCTTGGCGCCGTTGCCCGAGAAGCCGGCGGCGGGCGGTTGA
- the chrA gene encoding chromate efflux transporter, whose translation MSSASPAPATGTAREVFLAFLRLGLTSFGGPIAHLGYFRREFVQRRRWLDDERYAQLLAVCQFLPGPASSQLGFAIGLQRAGARGALAAFVGFTLPSALLLFAYAALLPHLGARIADALTHGLKLVAVAVVAQGVWAMARTLAPDAPRRVLAVLAATLVLAIGSAWAQLAAIALGAVLGPWLCRRLTAPDSVAFAVPYATRVAWLASAVFALGLIAALVVPLTAPTLPTLAAAFYRAGALVFGGGHVVLPLLEHATVDTGWLSADAFLAGYGAAQAVPGPMFSLAALLGAQTPTGAPAALNTVVALLAIFAPGFLLLTAALPLWNRIAGSARAARAVAGVNAAVVGVLAAALYDPIWIAGIAGLGDVVIAAVAFALLTWLRRPPLWAVVWCVLAAVTRALLL comes from the coding sequence ATGTCTTCCGCATCGCCCGCACCCGCGACCGGCACCGCGCGCGAAGTGTTCCTGGCCTTCCTGCGCCTGGGCCTGACCTCGTTCGGCGGACCGATCGCGCACCTGGGCTATTTCCGCCGCGAATTCGTGCAGCGCCGGCGCTGGCTGGACGACGAGCGCTATGCGCAGCTGTTGGCGGTCTGCCAGTTCCTGCCCGGCCCGGCCAGCAGCCAGCTGGGCTTTGCGATCGGCCTGCAGCGCGCGGGCGCGCGCGGCGCGCTGGCGGCCTTCGTCGGCTTCACCCTGCCCTCGGCGCTGCTGCTGTTCGCCTATGCCGCACTGCTGCCGCACCTGGGCGCGCGGATCGCCGATGCGCTCACCCATGGCCTGAAACTGGTGGCGGTGGCGGTGGTCGCGCAAGGCGTATGGGCGATGGCGCGCACGCTGGCGCCGGATGCGCCGCGGCGCGTGCTGGCCGTGTTGGCGGCGACGCTGGTGCTGGCCATCGGCTCGGCCTGGGCGCAGTTGGCGGCGATCGCGTTGGGCGCCGTGCTCGGGCCCTGGCTATGCCGACGTCTCACCGCCCCCGACTCCGTCGCGTTCGCGGTGCCGTACGCGACGCGCGTCGCATGGCTGGCATCGGCCGTGTTCGCATTGGGCCTGATCGCTGCGTTGGTCGTACCGCTGACCGCGCCGACGCTGCCGACCTTGGCCGCGGCCTTCTATCGCGCCGGCGCCCTGGTGTTCGGCGGCGGCCACGTGGTGCTGCCCTTGCTGGAACACGCCACCGTCGACACCGGCTGGCTCAGCGCCGATGCGTTCCTGGCCGGCTACGGCGCCGCGCAGGCGGTGCCGGGGCCGATGTTCTCGCTGGCCGCGCTATTGGGCGCGCAGACGCCCACAGGCGCGCCTGCCGCGCTCAACACGGTGGTGGCGTTGCTGGCGATCTTCGCCCCCGGTTTCCTGCTGCTGACCGCGGCGCTGCCGCTGTGGAACCGCATCGCCGGCTCGGCGCGCGCCGCGCGCGCGGTGGCCGGCGTCAATGCCGCCGTGGTCGGCGTGCTGGCGGCGGCGCTGTACGACCCGATCTGGATCGCCGGCATCGCCGGCCTGGGCGACGTGGTGATCGCCGCCGTCGCTTTCGCCCTGCTGACCTGGCTAAGGCGGCCGCCGCTGTGGGCGGTGGTCTGGTGCGTGCTGGCCGCGGTAACGCGCGCGCTGCTGCTCTAG
- a CDS encoding threonine synthase, with the protein MSYVRCLRGLASGIEYSADTAMNLDPADGRPVEMVLDLQRLAAERPDAAWYDPRRRDLWRFGALMALDIADPDDARHIVALGEGCTPLLDYAAHPLARAAGIALQLKDEGRAHAGYGANPTQSFKDRGMAMVAAQARRLGLRKLAVPTQGNAGDSLLRYALAGDLSVAIAMPEDTPMPILGNVAAAAQRHPQRVALELVGPTIREAGALLKERYLPQGYFSVATFQEPGWRIEGKKSLGLELAEPAPGSTRWSLPDAVIYPTGGGTGVLGMWKAWDELQALGLIDARRPRMLCVQSAATTPLVRAFDSGAADTEALAAGQTLAYGLNVPGGVGHFRVLQILRASGGAAVAVDESATAAEFARLWREPVGGGAAGWIGPEGAACLAALPQLIERGLIARGERVVVVNTGSAEKYLPDLRHLL; encoded by the coding sequence ATGTCCTATGTGAGGTGTCTGCGCGGCCTGGCTTCGGGCATCGAGTACTCCGCCGATACGGCGATGAATCTCGACCCCGCCGACGGCCGCCCGGTGGAGATGGTGCTGGATCTGCAACGCCTGGCGGCCGAGCGTCCCGACGCGGCCTGGTACGACCCGCGCCGCCGCGACCTGTGGCGCTTCGGCGCGCTGATGGCCTTGGATATCGCCGATCCCGACGACGCGCGCCACATCGTCGCGCTCGGCGAGGGCTGCACGCCCTTGCTGGATTACGCCGCGCATCCGCTCGCGCGCGCGGCCGGCATCGCCTTGCAGCTCAAGGACGAGGGCCGCGCCCATGCGGGCTACGGCGCCAATCCCACCCAGAGTTTCAAGGACCGCGGCATGGCCATGGTGGCCGCGCAAGCGCGCCGCCTGGGCTTGCGCAAGCTGGCGGTGCCGACCCAGGGCAATGCCGGCGATTCCTTGCTGCGCTACGCGCTGGCCGGCGATCTGTCGGTGGCCATCGCCATGCCCGAAGACACGCCCATGCCGATCCTGGGCAACGTGGCCGCGGCCGCGCAGCGCCATCCGCAGCGGGTGGCGCTGGAACTGGTCGGTCCGACCATCCGCGAGGCCGGCGCGCTGCTGAAGGAGCGCTACCTGCCGCAGGGCTATTTCTCGGTGGCCACGTTCCAGGAGCCGGGCTGGCGCATCGAGGGCAAGAAATCGCTGGGCCTGGAGCTGGCCGAACCCGCGCCGGGTTCCACGCGCTGGTCGCTGCCCGACGCGGTGATCTATCCCACCGGCGGCGGCACCGGCGTGCTGGGCATGTGGAAGGCCTGGGACGAATTGCAGGCGCTGGGCCTGATCGACGCGCGCCGGCCGCGCATGCTGTGCGTGCAGAGCGCGGCCACCACGCCGCTGGTGCGCGCCTTCGACAGCGGCGCGGCCGATACCGAAGCGCTCGCGGCGGGACAGACTTTGGCCTACGGCCTCAACGTGCCCGGCGGCGTCGGCCACTTCCGCGTGCTGCAGATCCTGCGCGCCAGCGGCGGCGCCGCGGTGGCGGTGGACGAAAGCGCCACGGCGGCCGAGTTCGCGCGCCTGTGGCGCGAGCCCGTGGGCGGCGGCGCGGCGGGCTGGATCGGCCCGGAAGGCGCGGCCTGCCTGGCGGCGCTGCCGCAGCTGATCGAACGCGGCCTGATCGCGCGCGGCGAGCGCGTGGTCGTGGTCAATACCGGTTCGGCGGAGAAGTACCTGCCGGACCTGCGGCACCTACTCTGA
- a CDS encoding LLM class flavin-dependent oxidoreductase translates to MIPFSVLDLAPVTEGSDAGQAFAHSLSLARLAERLGYRRYWLAEHHNMPGIASAATAVLIGHIAGGTSTIRVGAGGIMLPNHSPLQVAEQFGTLAALYPDRIDLGLGRAPGTDQATARALRRYYDSADHFPQDVAELLHYFEPAQPGQAVRAVPGAGLRVPVWLLGSSLFGARLAAQLGLPYAFASHFAPDAMDQALTVYRREYRPSAAWPQPYALLALNVVAADDDAQARRLFTTQQQAFVNLRRGRPGLIPPPIDDIDAFWTREERSGVERALACAVVGGPDTVRAGIAAFIERHRPDELMLTANIYDHAARLRSFELAAQARAALACG, encoded by the coding sequence ATGATCCCGTTCTCCGTCCTAGACCTGGCCCCGGTCACCGAAGGCAGCGATGCCGGCCAGGCCTTCGCCCACAGCCTGTCGCTGGCGCGCCTGGCCGAACGCCTGGGCTACCGCCGCTATTGGCTGGCCGAGCACCACAACATGCCGGGCATCGCCAGCGCCGCCACCGCGGTGCTGATCGGGCATATCGCCGGTGGGACTTCCACGATCCGCGTCGGCGCCGGCGGCATCATGCTGCCCAACCATTCGCCGCTGCAGGTGGCCGAGCAGTTCGGCACCCTGGCCGCGCTGTATCCGGACCGTATCGACCTGGGCCTGGGCCGCGCGCCCGGCACCGACCAGGCCACGGCGCGCGCGCTGCGTCGCTATTACGACAGCGCCGACCATTTCCCGCAGGACGTGGCCGAGCTGCTGCATTACTTCGAACCCGCGCAGCCCGGGCAAGCCGTGCGCGCGGTGCCCGGCGCGGGACTGCGGGTGCCGGTGTGGCTGCTGGGTTCCAGTCTGTTCGGCGCGCGTCTGGCCGCGCAATTGGGGCTGCCGTATGCGTTCGCCTCGCATTTCGCGCCCGACGCGATGGACCAGGCGCTGACGGTGTACCGGCGCGAGTACCGGCCGTCGGCGGCGTGGCCGCAGCCGTATGCGTTGCTGGCCTTGAACGTGGTGGCCGCGGACGACGACGCGCAGGCGCGGCGCCTGTTCACCACTCAGCAGCAGGCCTTCGTCAATCTGCGCCGCGGCCGACCGGGCCTGATTCCGCCGCCGATCGACGACATCGACGCATTCTGGACGCGGGAGGAGCGCAGCGGCGTCGAGCGTGCCCTGGCTTGCGCGGTGGTCGGCGGCCCCGACACGGTGCGCGCGGGCATCGCCGCCTTCATCGAGCGCCATCGTCCGGACGAGCTGATGCTGACGGCGAACATCTACGACCACGCCGCACGCCTGCGCTCGTTCGAGTTGGCCGCGCAGGCGCGCGCGGCCCTGGCCTGCGGCTGA
- a CDS encoding FKBP-type peptidyl-prolyl cis-trans isomerase — MLGLLALSACKRPQAEEAPAYGGRIARFEWVDERVGTGPAARAGQDVSVHYTGWLYDEKAADKRGRKFDSSVDRGRPFSFLLGAGRVVRGWDEGVAGMQVGGKRVLMVPPEFGYGAEGAGGGVIPPDASMVFEVELLGVREHVPGSR, encoded by the coding sequence ATGCTGGGCCTGCTCGCCCTGAGCGCCTGCAAGCGCCCCCAGGCCGAAGAAGCGCCCGCCTACGGCGGCCGCATCGCCCGCTTCGAATGGGTCGACGAGCGCGTGGGCACCGGCCCGGCTGCGCGCGCCGGCCAGGACGTGAGCGTGCATTACACCGGCTGGCTCTACGACGAAAAGGCCGCCGACAAGCGCGGGCGCAAGTTCGACAGCTCGGTCGACCGCGGCCGCCCGTTCTCGTTCCTGCTGGGCGCCGGCCGCGTGGTTCGCGGCTGGGACGAAGGCGTGGCCGGCATGCAGGTCGGCGGCAAGCGCGTGCTGATGGTGCCGCCGGAATTCGGCTACGGCGCCGAGGGCGCCGGCGGCGGCGTGATCCCGCCGGACGCCTCGATGGTGTTCGAAGTCGAACTGCTGGGCGTGCGCGAGCACGTGCCCGGCTCGCGCTGA
- a CDS encoding SDR family NAD(P)-dependent oxidoreductase: MLLSGKIAIVHGGSGAIGGAVARAYAREGAQVHLTGRTRDKLHRVAEDIRAAGGRAEIAPLDALDAAAVDAHADAVAAQAGGIDIMLNAVGIVHVQGPSFAELSVQDYLQPIADYNRCHFLTAHAAARHMRRGGVILTLSTPGSRMAGTGFLGYGVTCASVEAFTRLLAAELGPAGIRTVCLRPHAIPEAVPVSHAREVFADSARRAGISIETMLEQAGQQGTLLGRLPTLEQVAEYATFLASDRAGATTGAVANLSCGAVVD; the protein is encoded by the coding sequence ATGTTGCTCAGCGGCAAGATCGCCATCGTCCACGGCGGCAGCGGCGCCATCGGCGGCGCAGTCGCCCGCGCCTACGCCCGCGAAGGCGCGCAAGTGCACCTGACCGGACGCACGCGCGACAAACTGCATCGCGTTGCCGAGGACATCCGCGCCGCCGGCGGCCGCGCCGAGATCGCGCCGTTGGATGCACTCGACGCGGCCGCGGTGGATGCGCACGCCGACGCGGTCGCGGCGCAGGCCGGCGGCATCGACATCATGCTCAACGCTGTCGGCATCGTGCATGTGCAGGGCCCGTCCTTCGCCGAACTGTCGGTGCAGGACTATCTGCAGCCGATCGCCGACTACAACCGCTGCCACTTCCTCACCGCCCATGCCGCCGCACGCCACATGCGCCGCGGCGGCGTGATCCTGACCCTGTCCACCCCGGGCTCGCGCATGGCCGGCACCGGCTTTCTCGGCTACGGCGTGACCTGCGCATCCGTCGAAGCCTTCACCCGCCTGCTCGCCGCCGAACTCGGCCCCGCCGGCATCCGCACCGTCTGCCTGCGCCCGCACGCCATCCCCGAAGCCGTGCCGGTCTCGCACGCACGCGAGGTCTTCGCCGACAGCGCCCGCCGCGCCGGCATCTCCATCGAGACCATGCTGGAACAGGCGGGCCAACAGGGAACGCTGCTAGGACGCCTGCCGACGCTGGAGCAGGTAGCGGAGTACGCGACCTTCCTGGCTTCGGATCGCGCGGGCGCGACGACGGGCGCGGTGGCTAATTTGAGTTGCGGGGCGGTGGTGGATTGA
- a CDS encoding SRPBCC family protein, with protein sequence MNDYGTLAATDTVRIERLLPGPIERLWSYLTESEKRSAWMAAGRMELRPGGKVEHIFRHSELTGGDDPVPEKYRSFDPEVRSSGEVLECDPPRLLSYTWDASSQVRFELTPQGDRVLLVVTHSRLPNRDEMVSVAAGWHSHLDVLRELLEGRTPTHFWSRHMRLEGEYESRIPA encoded by the coding sequence ATGAACGACTACGGCACCCTCGCCGCCACCGACACCGTTCGCATCGAACGCCTCTTGCCCGGGCCGATCGAACGCTTGTGGAGCTACCTGACCGAATCGGAAAAGCGCAGCGCCTGGATGGCGGCCGGCCGCATGGAGCTGCGTCCGGGCGGCAAGGTCGAACACATCTTCCGCCACTCCGAGCTCACCGGCGGCGACGATCCGGTGCCGGAGAAATACCGCAGCTTCGACCCGGAAGTGCGCTCCTCCGGCGAAGTGCTCGAATGCGATCCGCCGCGCCTGCTCAGCTACACCTGGGATGCGAGCTCGCAGGTGCGCTTCGAACTGACCCCGCAAGGCGACCGCGTGCTGCTGGTCGTCACTCACAGCCGCTTGCCGAACCGCGACGAAATGGTCAGCGTGGCCGCGGGCTGGCACAGCCACCTCGACGTGCTGCGCGAACTGCTCGAAGGCCGCACCCCCACCCACTTCTGGTCGCGGCACATGCGCCTGGAAGGCGAATACGAAAGCCGCATTCCGGCCTGA
- a CDS encoding SRPBCC family protein, translating to MNDAPTLIRVSHRYTASAERVFDAWLDPQMAARFLYATDQGRMQRVEIDARVGGGYVIVETREDGDAAHYGRYLEIERPHRLVFTLSLDPAQAGDRITVEIQRAGDGCELQLTHELAPQYAQYADRTESGWRHILATLAQRLAQPLH from the coding sequence ATGAACGACGCCCCTACCCTGATCCGCGTGTCGCACCGCTATACCGCCTCGGCCGAACGCGTGTTCGATGCCTGGCTGGACCCGCAGATGGCCGCGCGCTTCCTCTACGCCACCGACCAGGGCCGCATGCAGCGGGTCGAGATCGACGCGCGCGTGGGCGGCGGCTACGTCATCGTCGAAACGCGCGAGGACGGCGATGCCGCGCACTACGGCCGCTACCTGGAAATCGAGCGCCCGCACCGCCTGGTGTTCACCCTGTCGCTGGACCCTGCGCAGGCCGGCGACCGCATCACCGTGGAGATCCAGCGCGCGGGCGACGGCTGCGAGCTGCAACTCACCCACGAACTCGCGCCGCAGTACGCCCAGTACGCCGACCGCACCGAATCCGGCTGGCGCCACATCCTGGCCACCCTGGCCCAGCGCCTGGCCCAGCCGCTGCACTGA
- a CDS encoding ArsR/SmtB family transcription factor, with protein MVDKDAQLDAVFHALADPTRRAMLRSLSQGQASVGELAAPFDMSLAAASKHIKVLERAGLVRREVQGRTHLCRLDAAPMHGGLEWMRHYERYWNQRLDALDALLQAEDRAAASARKPRSRR; from the coding sequence ATGGTTGATAAAGACGCCCAACTCGATGCGGTCTTCCACGCCCTGGCCGACCCCACCCGACGCGCGATGCTGCGCAGCCTGTCGCAGGGCCAGGCCAGCGTCGGCGAGCTCGCCGCGCCCTTCGACATGAGCCTGGCCGCGGCCTCCAAGCACATCAAGGTGCTCGAACGCGCCGGCCTGGTGCGGCGCGAGGTGCAAGGCCGCACTCACCTGTGCCGGCTCGACGCAGCGCCCATGCACGGCGGCCTGGAATGGATGCGCCACTACGAGCGCTACTGGAACCAGCGTCTGGATGCCCTGGACGCCCTGCTGCAAGCCGAAGACCGCGCCGCCGCCTCGGCGCGCAAGCCCCGGAGCCGCCGATGA
- a CDS encoding helix-turn-helix domain-containing protein has translation MNATRPVGELIRDWRQRRRLTQLDLAGMADISTRHVSFIETGRSLPSRAMLLRLADRLDVPLRERNSLMTAAGLAPIYAERRLDDPAMREAHTAIGLVLNGHEPYPALAIDRHWNLLAANRAVERLISQLPASVLQPPINVLRLSLHPEGLAPLIVNQAQWRAHLLHRLRHQADATGDPVLDALYQELQAYPCADGDAPELPAAPAVAVPLRLRSKDGGEHAYISTTTVFGTPMDVTLSELAIESFFPADAGTAAALRALAEAEAAAAN, from the coding sequence ATGAACGCGACCCGACCCGTAGGCGAACTGATCCGCGACTGGCGCCAGCGCCGGCGCCTGACCCAACTCGATCTGGCCGGCATGGCCGACATCTCCACCCGCCACGTCAGCTTCATCGAGACCGGACGCTCGCTGCCCAGCCGGGCCATGCTGCTGCGCCTGGCCGACCGCCTGGACGTGCCGCTGCGCGAGCGCAACTCGCTGATGACCGCCGCCGGGCTCGCGCCGATCTACGCCGAACGCCGCCTGGACGACCCGGCCATGCGCGAAGCGCACACGGCGATCGGGCTGGTGCTCAACGGCCACGAGCCCTACCCCGCGCTGGCCATCGACCGGCACTGGAACCTGCTCGCCGCCAACCGCGCGGTCGAGCGCCTGATCAGCCAGTTGCCGGCGTCGGTGCTGCAACCGCCGATCAACGTGCTGCGCCTGAGCCTGCACCCCGAAGGCCTGGCGCCGCTGATCGTCAATCAGGCGCAGTGGCGCGCGCACCTGCTGCACCGCCTGCGCCACCAGGCCGACGCCACCGGCGATCCGGTGCTCGACGCGCTGTACCAGGAATTGCAGGCCTACCCCTGCGCCGACGGCGACGCACCCGAACTGCCGGCCGCGCCCGCGGTCGCGGTGCCGCTGCGCCTGCGCAGCAAGGACGGCGGCGAGCACGCCTACATCAGCACCACTACCGTGTTCGGCACGCCGATGGACGTGACCCTGTCGGAACTGGCGATCGAGTCTTTTTTCCCCGCCGATGCCGGGACCGCCGCCGCGCTGCGCGCGCTGGCCGAAGCCGAGGCGGCGGCCGCGAACTGA